In one window of Streptomyces showdoensis DNA:
- a CDS encoding NADH:flavin oxidoreductase/NADH oxidase family protein, whose protein sequence is MTDEPTDDLFAPLHLSSGPALRNRIAKAAMEENLAGDGQLPDARIVALYRRWARGGAGLLITGNVMVHAEALTGPGGIVLDEAAPLAPFEEWAAAARSGGGAVWMQINHPGRQVASDMPGVVWGPSEVGVDLGRHSGRFGRPVAMTPEQIGATVARFAVTAARAEEAGFDGVEIHAAHGYLLSQFLSPLVNRRTDAWGGSLENRARMLLDVVRAVRAAVSPSFAVAVKLNSADFQRGGFDADDARRVIEWLAPLGVDLVELSGGSYESPAMNGRAADARTRAREAYFLDLAKELAVTSPLPLMLTGGITRRATAERVLDGGVALVGMGTALAVTPDLPDRWRDGREAAHRLRPVTWSDKSLASLATMAQVRHQLRRTAAGRATRTGAHPAYTLLTDQLRQRRALRRYRAWLAGERRPAPAPVRPS, encoded by the coding sequence ATGACCGACGAACCGACCGACGACCTCTTCGCGCCGCTCCACCTGAGCTCGGGCCCGGCGCTGCGCAACCGGATCGCCAAGGCGGCGATGGAGGAGAACCTGGCCGGCGACGGCCAGCTCCCCGACGCCCGGATCGTCGCGCTCTACCGGCGCTGGGCCCGCGGCGGCGCCGGACTGCTGATCACCGGCAACGTCATGGTCCACGCCGAGGCGCTGACCGGACCGGGCGGCATCGTGCTCGACGAGGCCGCGCCGCTCGCCCCCTTCGAGGAATGGGCCGCGGCCGCCAGGTCCGGCGGCGGCGCGGTCTGGATGCAGATCAACCACCCCGGCCGCCAGGTCGCCTCCGACATGCCCGGCGTCGTCTGGGGCCCCTCCGAGGTCGGCGTCGACCTGGGCCGGCACAGCGGCCGCTTCGGCCGCCCCGTCGCCATGACCCCCGAGCAGATCGGGGCCACCGTCGCCCGCTTCGCGGTCACCGCGGCACGCGCCGAGGAGGCAGGCTTCGACGGGGTGGAGATCCACGCCGCCCACGGCTACCTGCTCTCGCAGTTCCTGTCCCCGCTGGTCAACCGGCGCACCGACGCGTGGGGCGGCTCCCTGGAGAACCGGGCCAGGATGCTGCTGGACGTGGTCCGTGCCGTCCGCGCCGCCGTCTCGCCCTCCTTCGCGGTCGCCGTCAAGCTCAACTCGGCCGACTTCCAGCGCGGCGGCTTCGACGCCGACGACGCCCGCCGGGTGATCGAGTGGCTCGCGCCCCTCGGGGTCGACCTGGTCGAACTCTCCGGCGGCAGCTACGAGAGCCCCGCCATGAACGGCCGCGCCGCCGACGCCCGCACCCGGGCCCGCGAGGCGTACTTCCTCGACCTCGCGAAGGAGCTGGCCGTCACCAGCCCCCTGCCGCTCATGCTCACCGGCGGCATCACCCGGCGCGCGACCGCCGAGCGGGTCCTCGACGGCGGCGTGGCGCTGGTCGGCATGGGCACGGCCCTCGCCGTCACCCCGGACCTGCCCGACCGCTGGCGCGACGGCCGCGAGGCCGCACACCGGCTGCGCCCGGTGACCTGGTCCGACAAGTCCCTCGCCTCGCTCGCGACGATGGCGCAGGTCCGCCACCAGCTGCGCCGCACCGCCGCCGGCCGCGCCACCCGCACCGGCGCCCACCCGGCGTACACCCTCCTCACGGACCAGCTCCGCCAGCGGCGGGCCCTGCGCCGCTACCGTGCCTGGCTGGCCGGGGAGCGGCGGCCCGCGCCCGCCCCCGTACGGCCCTCCTGA
- the glsA gene encoding glutaminase A, with the protein MDPETDALNELHRRLSGLRDGRVADYIPQLALADPDDFGIALVSMGGNTYRAGKADSVFTLQSVSKPFVYALALGDLGPRETLRHVGVEPSGNAFNAISLEPGTGRPANPMINAGAIATTALVRADGPAERFGRILACLSAFAGRTLDVDEDVYASEAATGDRNRALAYLMRSAGSLRADPAEAADTYFRQCAVRVTAADLAVMAATLANGGRNPVTGVRVVAEPDAVRTLAVMATCGMYDGAGQWLLDVGLPAKSGVSGGLIAASPGRFGVAVHSPPLDASGKPVRAVAALGEMAERFGLHIMHNSGLHAATVTGAERVEREGRTVGVVTAQGRLEFTETEALLYALRDLTPPPLGRLVLDLTAVSTVLPGAATALAAVLADLVAQGHRVAVAARLTFEAVGEERPRTWQVFGTREAALTWAAGADGA; encoded by the coding sequence ATGGATCCGGAGACAGATGCCCTGAACGAGCTCCACCGGCGGCTGAGCGGCCTCCGGGACGGGCGGGTCGCCGACTACATCCCCCAGCTGGCCCTGGCCGACCCCGACGACTTCGGGATCGCCCTGGTCAGCATGGGCGGCAACACCTACCGGGCGGGGAAGGCCGACAGCGTCTTCACCCTCCAGTCGGTCTCCAAGCCCTTCGTCTACGCCCTCGCGCTGGGCGACCTCGGCCCGCGGGAGACCCTGCGCCACGTCGGGGTCGAGCCCAGCGGCAACGCGTTCAACGCCATCAGCCTGGAGCCCGGCACCGGGCGCCCGGCCAACCCGATGATCAACGCCGGGGCCATCGCCACCACCGCGCTGGTCCGGGCCGACGGCCCGGCCGAGCGCTTCGGCCGGATCCTCGCCTGTCTGTCGGCCTTCGCCGGCCGCACCCTCGACGTCGACGAGGACGTGTACGCCAGCGAGGCCGCCACCGGCGACCGCAACCGGGCCCTGGCCTACCTGATGCGCTCGGCCGGATCGCTGCGGGCCGACCCGGCGGAGGCGGCCGACACGTACTTCCGGCAGTGCGCGGTCCGGGTCACGGCCGCCGACCTCGCGGTCATGGCCGCGACCCTCGCCAACGGCGGCCGCAACCCCGTCACCGGCGTCCGGGTCGTCGCCGAGCCGGACGCCGTCCGCACCCTCGCCGTCATGGCCACCTGCGGGATGTACGACGGGGCCGGACAGTGGCTCCTGGACGTCGGCCTGCCCGCCAAGAGCGGCGTCTCCGGCGGCCTGATCGCCGCCAGTCCGGGCCGCTTCGGCGTCGCCGTCCACAGCCCCCCGCTGGACGCCTCCGGCAAGCCGGTCCGGGCCGTGGCCGCCCTCGGCGAGATGGCGGAGCGCTTCGGCCTGCACATCATGCACAACTCGGGACTGCACGCGGCGACGGTGACCGGCGCCGAACGCGTCGAACGCGAGGGCCGGACCGTCGGCGTGGTCACCGCCCAGGGACGCCTGGAGTTCACCGAGACCGAGGCACTGCTGTACGCCCTCCGGGACCTCACCCCGCCCCCGCTGGGCCGGCTGGTGCTCGACCTGACCGCGGTCTCCACCGTCCTGCCCGGCGCGGCGACGGCGCTGGCCGCGGTCCTGGCCGACCTCGTCGCCCAGGGGCACCGGGTCGCCGTCGCCGCCCGGCTGACCTTCGAGGCGGTGGGGGAGGAACGCCCGCGGACCTGGCAGGTGTTCGGCACCCGGGAGGCCGCGCTGACCTGGGCGGCGGGCGCCGACGGAGCCTGA
- a CDS encoding amidase has product MTDTTELAYLPATEALRRFRDRTLSPVELMGAVIARAEAAEPVVNALAERTFDEAMAAAREAEARYAGKGEPPRPLEGLAVATKEEQPIAGRLATDGSLAFKDEIADETHPVVERVLAAGGIVHARTTTPEFSSAAVTRSRLWGVTRNPWNPAYSPGGSSGGAGAALAAGETTLATGSDIGGSIRIPASSTGTVGFKPPYGRVPAMAPFNLDTYCHDGPMARTVADCALLQNVIAGPHPLDAVSLRPKLVLPERFEGAAGVTGLRVALSVGLGDWPVDPEVEANTRAVAEALRAAGAVVEEVEVPITRAQVRKAAMIHFGSVFGPYVASVAAEHGELLTPYALAFAEDTARFVAEPGSFLEGLVVEGEVQAALGTLLDRHDVLLCPTLAIPAFDADDDYVGTKVVVAGVTLDHYLDAALTTVFNIASRCPVLSVPSGFASTGVPTGVQIVGRTYDDETVFRTAAAIEAVRPWGGVPAL; this is encoded by the coding sequence ATGACCGACACCACCGAGCTCGCCTACCTCCCCGCCACCGAGGCGCTGCGCCGGTTCCGCGACCGCACGCTGTCCCCCGTGGAGCTGATGGGCGCCGTCATCGCGCGCGCCGAGGCCGCGGAGCCGGTCGTCAACGCCCTGGCCGAGCGCACCTTCGACGAGGCGATGGCCGCCGCCCGCGAGGCCGAGGCCCGGTACGCGGGCAAGGGCGAGCCGCCGCGCCCGCTGGAGGGGCTCGCCGTCGCCACCAAGGAGGAGCAGCCGATAGCGGGCCGCCTGGCCACCGACGGCTCCCTCGCCTTCAAGGACGAGATCGCGGACGAGACCCACCCGGTGGTCGAGCGGGTGCTGGCCGCCGGCGGCATCGTCCACGCCCGCACCACCACACCGGAGTTCAGCAGCGCGGCCGTCACCCGGTCGCGGCTCTGGGGCGTCACCCGCAACCCGTGGAACCCGGCCTACTCGCCCGGCGGCTCCTCGGGCGGCGCGGGCGCGGCCCTGGCGGCGGGCGAGACCACCCTCGCGACCGGCTCCGACATCGGCGGCTCGATCCGCATCCCCGCCTCGTCCACCGGCACGGTCGGCTTCAAGCCCCCGTACGGGCGGGTGCCGGCCATGGCGCCCTTCAACCTCGACACCTACTGCCACGACGGTCCGATGGCCCGCACGGTCGCCGACTGCGCGCTGCTGCAGAACGTCATCGCGGGACCGCATCCGCTCGACGCGGTCTCGCTGCGGCCCAAGCTGGTGCTGCCCGAGCGCTTCGAGGGCGCCGCGGGCGTCACCGGACTGCGGGTCGCGCTCTCCGTCGGCCTCGGCGACTGGCCGGTCGACCCCGAGGTCGAGGCCAACACCCGGGCGGTCGCCGAGGCGCTGCGCGCGGCGGGAGCGGTCGTCGAGGAGGTCGAGGTCCCCATCACCCGGGCCCAGGTCCGCAAGGCGGCGATGATCCACTTCGGCTCGGTCTTCGGCCCGTACGTGGCCTCCGTCGCCGCCGAGCACGGCGAGCTGCTCACCCCGTACGCGCTCGCCTTCGCCGAGGACACCGCCCGGTTCGTGGCCGAGCCGGGCAGCTTCCTGGAGGGCCTGGTCGTCGAGGGCGAGGTGCAGGCGGCGCTCGGCACGCTGCTCGACCGCCACGACGTCCTGCTCTGCCCGACCCTCGCCATCCCGGCCTTCGACGCCGACGACGACTACGTCGGGACGAAGGTCGTGGTCGCCGGCGTCACCCTGGACCACTACCTGGACGCGGCCCTCACCACGGTGTTCAACATCGCGAGCCGCTGCCCGGTGCTGAGCGTGCCGTCCGGCTTCGCCTCCACCGGGGTGCCGACCGGGGTGCAGATCGTCGGTCGCACCTACGACGACGAGACGGTCTTCCGTACCGCCGCCGCGATCGAGGCCGTCCGCCCGTGGGGCGGCGTCCCGGCGCTCTGA
- a CDS encoding nuclear transport factor 2 family protein codes for MHPFRTAVEARDLDAVEALLAEDVVFTSPVAFKPYPGKAITAAILRAVLRVLEDFTYVREIADPGGRDHALVFTATVGGRRIQGCDFLHFDEDGRIDDFTVMVRPLSAAQALAEAMGEQFERIAREAAEVS; via the coding sequence ATGCACCCGTTCCGCACCGCGGTCGAGGCCCGCGACCTCGACGCCGTCGAGGCGCTGCTCGCCGAGGACGTCGTCTTCACCAGCCCGGTCGCCTTCAAGCCGTACCCCGGGAAGGCCATCACCGCCGCGATCCTGCGCGCCGTGCTGCGGGTCCTCGAGGACTTCACGTACGTGCGCGAGATCGCCGACCCCGGCGGCCGTGACCACGCCCTCGTCTTCACCGCCACCGTCGGCGGTCGGCGGATCCAGGGGTGCGACTTCCTCCACTTCGACGAGGACGGCAGGATCGACGACTTCACCGTCATGGTCCGCCCGCTCTCGGCGGCGCAGGCGCTCGCCGAGGCGATGGGGGAGCAGTTCGAGCGGATCGCCCGGGAGGCGGCGGAGGTTTCCTGA
- a CDS encoding GNAT family N-acetyltransferase, with protein sequence MTALGPADWPPSAPISTPRLVLRPSEARDRPAFVELFSSPEVGAHIGGARPREEVEGAMPEVPGRRPGAFVAELDGAMIGLVTLDPRDPGRPDPVRPEAGGTELGYLFLPEAWGRGYAGEACAAALDWFAATLPGEPVVLCTRTDNARALRLAEKLGFTELERFEAYGAEQWLGVR encoded by the coding sequence ATGACCGCACTCGGGCCCGCAGACTGGCCGCCTTCCGCCCCGATATCCACCCCTCGCCTCGTGCTGAGGCCCTCCGAGGCCCGGGACCGCCCGGCCTTCGTCGAGCTGTTCTCCTCGCCGGAGGTGGGTGCCCACATCGGCGGCGCCCGGCCCCGCGAGGAGGTCGAGGGCGCGATGCCCGAGGTGCCCGGGCGGCGCCCCGGCGCCTTCGTGGCCGAGCTGGACGGGGCGATGATCGGGCTGGTCACGCTCGATCCGCGCGACCCCGGGCGCCCGGACCCGGTCCGTCCGGAGGCCGGCGGGACCGAACTCGGCTATCTGTTCCTGCCGGAGGCCTGGGGGCGGGGCTACGCCGGCGAGGCGTGCGCGGCCGCCCTCGACTGGTTCGCGGCGACGCTCCCCGGCGAGCCGGTGGTGCTGTGCACCCGGACGGACAACGCGCGCGCCCTGCGCCTCGCCGAGAAGCTGGGCTTCACCGAGCTGGAGCGCTTCGAGGCGTACGGCGCCGAGCAGTGGCTCGGCGTGCGCTGA
- a CDS encoding TetR/AcrR family transcriptional regulator codes for MPQANASYHHGDLRAACLRAARELLEEDGGGALSLRAVARRAGVSATAPYRHFADREALVSAVAVQGYGELATCLTAAHPAPRAPEDLAEIGVAYVRFALEHPAVFRAMFAEPCDPADAERAAATTAVREYVQGLVGDVFPDADPEALATGVWAVVHGLAFLHLDGKLDASTPEAVARQVHAAIGALLSAAPRG; via the coding sequence ATGCCACAGGCGAACGCCTCGTACCATCACGGCGACCTTCGCGCCGCCTGCCTGCGGGCCGCGCGGGAGCTGCTGGAGGAGGACGGCGGCGGCGCCCTGTCGCTGCGGGCGGTGGCCCGGCGGGCCGGGGTCTCGGCGACCGCCCCCTACCGCCACTTCGCCGACCGCGAGGCGCTCGTCTCGGCCGTCGCGGTGCAGGGCTACGGCGAGCTCGCCACGTGCCTCACGGCGGCGCACCCCGCCCCGCGCGCCCCCGAGGACCTCGCCGAGATCGGCGTCGCCTACGTCCGCTTCGCGCTGGAGCACCCGGCGGTCTTCCGAGCGATGTTCGCCGAGCCCTGCGACCCGGCCGACGCGGAGCGCGCCGCGGCCACCACGGCCGTCCGGGAGTACGTGCAGGGGCTCGTCGGGGACGTCTTCCCCGACGCGGATCCGGAGGCGCTGGCCACGGGGGTGTGGGCCGTCGTCCACGGCCTGGCCTTCCTGCACCTCGACGGCAAGCTGGACGCCTCCACCCCCGAGGCGGTGGCCCGGCAGGTGCACGCCGCCATCGGCGCGCTGCTCAGCGCCGCACCGCGGGGGTAG
- a CDS encoding ROK family glucokinase, protein MSTYRDLTHRGSARGTVLRTVGTRERRSHLTAPRVPTVGIDIGGTKVMAGVVDADGNILEKIKTETPDKSKSAKVVEDTITELVLDLSDRHDVHAVGIGAAGWVDADRARVLFAPHLAWRNEPLRDALQDRLAVPVMVDNDANTAAWAEWRFGAGRGEDHLVMITLGTGIGGAILEDGQVKRGKYGVAGEFGHMQVVPGGHRCPCGNRGCWEQYSSGNALVREARELAAADSPVAYGIVERVKGNVPDITGPLITELAREGDAMCVELLQDIGQWLGVGIANLAAALDPSCFVIGGGVSAADDLLIGPARDAFRRHLTGRGYRPEARIARAQLGPEAGMVGAADLARLVARRFRRANRRRVERYERYGRYAQVLRGVPAADRETRNPQDPPS, encoded by the coding sequence ATGAGTACCTACCGTGACCTCACGCACCGCGGCTCGGCTCGCGGCACGGTCCTGCGGACCGTCGGCACCCGGGAGCGGCGCTCGCACCTGACGGCGCCCCGGGTGCCGACCGTCGGCATCGACATCGGCGGTACGAAGGTGATGGCCGGCGTCGTCGACGCGGACGGCAACATCCTGGAGAAGATCAAGACCGAGACGCCCGACAAGTCGAAGAGCGCCAAGGTCGTCGAGGACACCATCACCGAGCTGGTCCTCGACCTCTCCGACCGCCACGACGTGCACGCCGTCGGCATCGGCGCCGCCGGCTGGGTGGACGCCGACCGGGCCAGGGTGCTCTTCGCCCCCCACCTCGCCTGGCGCAACGAGCCGCTGCGCGACGCCCTCCAGGACCGGCTGGCCGTCCCGGTCATGGTCGACAACGACGCCAACACCGCCGCCTGGGCCGAGTGGCGCTTCGGCGCCGGCCGCGGCGAGGACCACCTGGTCATGATCACCCTCGGCACCGGCATCGGCGGCGCCATCCTGGAGGACGGCCAGGTCAAGCGGGGCAAGTACGGGGTGGCCGGCGAGTTCGGCCACATGCAGGTCGTCCCCGGCGGCCACCGCTGCCCCTGCGGCAACCGCGGCTGCTGGGAGCAGTACAGCTCGGGCAACGCGCTGGTCCGCGAGGCCCGGGAGCTGGCCGCCGCCGACTCCCCGGTCGCGTACGGCATCGTCGAGCGGGTCAAGGGCAACGTCCCCGACATCACCGGCCCCCTCATCACCGAGCTGGCCCGGGAGGGCGACGCCATGTGCGTCGAGCTCCTCCAGGACATCGGCCAGTGGCTCGGCGTCGGCATCGCCAACCTGGCCGCCGCCCTCGACCCCTCCTGCTTCGTCATCGGCGGCGGCGTCTCGGCCGCCGACGACCTGCTCATCGGCCCCGCCCGGGACGCCTTCCGCCGCCACCTCACCGGCCGCGGCTACCGTCCCGAGGCCCGGATCGCCCGCGCCCAGCTCGGCCCCGAGGCCGGCATGGTCGGCGCCGCCGACCTCGCCCGGCTGGTCGCCCGCCGCTTCCGCCGCGCCAACCGCCGCCGCGTCGAGCGCTACGAGCGCTACGGGCGCTACGCCCAGGTCCTGCGCGGGGTCCCCGCGGCGGACCGGGAAACCCGCAACCCCCAGGACCCGCCTTCATGA